One window of the Clupea harengus chromosome 20, Ch_v2.0.2, whole genome shotgun sequence genome contains the following:
- the LOC105906715 gene encoding C-terminal-binding protein 1 isoform X3, translated as MALMDKHKVKRQRLDRICEGIRPPILNGPMHPRPLVALLDGRDCTIEMPILKDVATVAFCDAQSTQEIHEKVLNEAVGALLYHTITLSRDDLEKFKGLRVIVRIGSGFDNVDIKAAAELGIAVCNVPASSVEETADTSMCLILNLYRRVTWMHQALREGTRAASVEQIREVAGGAARIRGETLGIIGLGRVGQAVALRAKAFGFGVIFYDPYLPDGVERSLGLQRMATLQDLLIHSDCVSLHCSLNEHNHHLINDFTIKQMRQGAFLVNTARGGLVDEKALAQALKEGRIRGAALDVHETEPFSFSQGPLKDAPNLICTPHTSWYSEQASIEAREEAAREMRRAITGRIPDSLKNCVNKEYLMTASQWTGMEATAVHPEVNGAAAYSLGSVNGEAWWLGQTLKFF; from the exons ATGGCTCTGATGGACAAACACAAGGTCAAACGACAGAGGCTGGACCGCATCTGTGAAG GCATTCGCCCCCCAATCCTGAATGGGCCCATGCACCCACGTCCGCTGGTAGCCCTGCTAGATGGGCGGGATTGTACCATTGAGATGCCCATCTTGAAGGATGTGGCCACAGTGGCGTTCTGTGATGCCCAGTCTACCCAAGAAATACATGAAAAG GTACTGAATGAGGCCGTAGGTGCATTGCTCTACCATACAATTACACTCTCTCGAGATGACCTTGAAAAATTCAAAGGCCTTCGTGTTATTGTAAGAATTGGGAGTGGTTTTGACAACGTGGACATCAAAGCAGCTGCTGAGTTGG GTATTGCGGTATGCAATGTTCCAGCCTCATCTGTGGAAGAGACGGCAGACACGTCCATGTGTTTAATCCTCAACTTGTACCGACGTGTGACCTGGATGCACCAGGCTCTGAGAGAGGGCACTCGGGCTGCCAGTGTAGAGCAGATCAGAGAGGTGGCCGGTGGAGCTGCTCGCATCAGAGGGGAGACATTAGGCATCATCGGTCTGG GCCGTGTGGGTCAAGCAGTAGCCTTGCGGGCAAAGGCCTTTGGGTTTGGGGTAATCTTTTATGACCCATACCTTCCCGATGGTGTGGAACGATCCCTGGGTCTTCAGCGTATGGCAACCCTACAGGACCTTCTCATTCACTcagactgtgtgtctctgcattgCAGCTTGAATGAGCACAACCACCACCTCATCAATGACTTCACCATCAAACAA ATGCGTCAGGGAGCTTTCCTGGTGAACACAGCCCGGGGGGGATTGGTGGATGAGAAGGCCCTGGCACAGGCCCTGAAGGAGGGGAGGATACGTGGAGCAGCCCTGGATGTCCATGAGACGGAGCCCTTCAG CTTTTCACAGGGTCCACTGAAGGATGCTCCTAACCTAATCTGCACTCCGCACACATCCTGGTACAGTGAGCAGGCCTCCATTGAGGCCCGAGAAGAAGCCGCTCGTGAGATGAGGCGTGCCATCACAG GGCGCATCCCAGACAGCCTGAAAAACTGCGTGAACAAGGAATATCTGATGACGGCCTCCCAGTGGACAGGCATGGAGGCCACCGCTGTGCATCCAGAAGTGAATGGAGCTGCAGCTTACAG